The following proteins are encoded in a genomic region of Deltaproteobacteria bacterium:
- a CDS encoding sigma-54-dependent Fis family transcriptional regulator, translated as MSRQVVVVDDEELIGRSLRLALEAESYHVAVANSAKAGRALLEGEPPDLAILDVRLGDGSGLDLLREARARVPAMQAIVITAHGDVDSAVEALRLGAFDFIRKPFELEEVVAAVNNALRTERLEERVAYLERATRAPGLVFQSAEMAKVVEQVQKLATQPVPVVLVRGESGTGKELVARALHDGSERRRGPFVELNCSALPEHLVESELFGHERGAFSDAREQKKGLVELADGGTLFLDEIGDLAAAAQAKLLKFVETKEFRRVGGTRQLKVDCRIVAATHRDLSDAQRFRQDLYFRLAGATLALPPLRERGEDVLLLARHFLEQLAREFRKPLTRFTPEAEALLARHTWPGNVRELRAAVSFAALMAEGTELGAENFAGLVRGAQTDPLADSRTGIRPLEEIELAYCKRALALCGGNKVMAAEKLGISRHTLARKVGEGD; from the coding sequence ATGAGCCGGCAGGTGGTGGTCGTCGACGACGAGGAGCTCATCGGTCGCTCGCTGCGGCTCGCGCTCGAAGCCGAGAGCTACCACGTGGCCGTCGCGAATTCGGCGAAGGCCGGACGCGCGCTGCTCGAAGGTGAGCCGCCGGATCTCGCGATCCTCGACGTCCGGCTCGGCGACGGAAGCGGACTCGATCTGCTCCGCGAGGCGCGCGCGCGGGTGCCCGCGATGCAGGCCATCGTCATCACCGCGCACGGCGACGTGGACTCGGCGGTCGAAGCGTTGCGGCTCGGCGCGTTCGACTTCATCCGCAAGCCCTTCGAGCTCGAGGAGGTCGTGGCCGCGGTGAACAACGCGCTGCGCACCGAGCGGCTCGAGGAGCGCGTGGCCTATCTCGAGCGCGCCACGCGTGCGCCCGGGTTGGTGTTCCAGTCGGCGGAGATGGCGAAGGTCGTGGAGCAGGTGCAGAAGCTCGCCACGCAGCCCGTGCCGGTGGTGCTCGTGCGCGGCGAGAGCGGGACCGGAAAAGAGCTCGTGGCGCGTGCGCTGCACGATGGCAGCGAGCGTCGGCGCGGGCCGTTCGTGGAGCTCAACTGCTCGGCGCTGCCCGAGCACCTGGTGGAGAGCGAGCTCTTCGGACACGAGCGTGGCGCGTTCTCGGATGCGCGCGAGCAGAAGAAGGGCCTGGTGGAGCTCGCCGACGGCGGCACGCTCTTCCTCGATGAGATCGGCGATCTGGCGGCCGCCGCGCAGGCCAAGCTGCTCAAGTTCGTCGAGACGAAAGAGTTTCGACGGGTGGGCGGCACGCGCCAGCTCAAGGTGGACTGTCGCATCGTCGCGGCCACGCACCGCGATCTCTCCGACGCCCAGCGCTTCCGGCAAGATCTCTACTTCCGCCTCGCGGGCGCCACGCTCGCGCTGCCGCCGCTCCGCGAGCGCGGCGAGGATGTGCTCCTGCTCGCGCGCCACTTCCTGGAGCAGCTCGCGCGCGAGTTCCGCAAGCCGCTCACGCGCTTCACGCCCGAGGCCGAGGCGCTGCTCGCGCGGCACACGTGGCCGGGCAACGTGCGCGAGCTGCGCGCGGCCGTGTCCTTCGCGGCGCTGATGGCGGAAGGCACGGAGCTCGGGGCGGAGAACTTCGCGGGGCTTGTCCGCGGGGCGCAGACCGATCCGCTCGCCGACTCGCGCACCGGCATCCGGCCGCTCGAGGAGATCGAGCTCGCCTATTGCAAGCGGGCGCTCGCGCTCTGCGGCGGCAACAAGGTCATGGCCGCGGAGAAGCTCGGCATCTCGCGGCACACGCTCGCTCGCAAGGTCGGTGAGGGCGATTAG
- a CDS encoding DUF1259 domain-containing protein — protein MLAASIAALVLATTTSGLDTARIEKLTGAQGASGADGVFRVSVPRSELDVYAGQIRVTPPMGMTAWAAFKKADKGDVVTGELVLLEEQLAAAESAAVEGGLEVSGVDHHFVGESPRLIFVHFSGQGEEAALATAVGKAFDAVRAKVESSGPQLAQLETTHKPLDFKKLEATLGSGKVVDGVFRIERARPVKLRGQTVGAEMGAASWAALAGSDDAAAVSGAFAVQEAELGAVLKSARAQGLTVTSIEAPFAGEQPHLRLVHFWATGTSDKLAAAVKSGLAQLK, from the coding sequence ATGCTCGCCGCCTCGATCGCCGCCCTGGTCCTCGCCACCACGACAAGCGGGCTCGACACCGCTCGAATCGAGAAGCTCACGGGCGCTCAGGGCGCGAGCGGCGCCGACGGCGTGTTCCGCGTCTCCGTTCCGCGCAGCGAGCTCGACGTGTACGCGGGCCAGATTCGCGTCACGCCGCCGATGGGCATGACGGCCTGGGCGGCCTTCAAGAAGGCCGACAAGGGCGACGTGGTCACCGGCGAGCTGGTGCTGCTCGAGGAGCAGCTCGCGGCGGCGGAGTCGGCGGCCGTCGAGGGCGGGCTCGAGGTGAGCGGCGTGGACCACCACTTCGTGGGCGAGTCGCCGCGGCTCATCTTCGTGCACTTCAGCGGGCAGGGTGAGGAGGCCGCGCTGGCCACTGCGGTGGGCAAGGCCTTCGACGCCGTGCGCGCCAAGGTCGAGAGCTCCGGCCCGCAGCTCGCGCAGCTCGAGACCACCCACAAGCCGCTCGACTTCAAGAAGCTCGAGGCCACGCTCGGCTCGGGCAAGGTCGTCGACGGCGTGTTCCGCATCGAGCGCGCGCGCCCCGTGAAGCTGCGCGGCCAGACCGTGGGCGCGGAGATGGGCGCGGCGAGCTGGGCGGCGCTGGCCGGCTCCGATGACGCCGCCGCGGTCTCGGGCGCGTTCGCGGTGCAGGAGGCGGAGCTCGGCGCGGTGCTCAAGTCGGCGCGCGCGCAGGGGCTCACGGTGACGTCGATCGAGGCGCCCTTCGCTGGCGAGCAGCCGCATCTCCGACTCGTGCACTTCTGGGCCACGGGCACGTCGGACAAGCTCGCAGCCGCGGTGAAGAGCGGGCTCGCGCAGCTCAAGTAA
- a CDS encoding class I SAM-dependent methyltransferase, with protein MSIAEPSELTREDKDEVRGRIFRHDDGIGVGPPLWALHARGAIPALLARRRMSMKQIVALVGGHRGYVHVAMRLLASQGWVEARGTPATDDLAYVPTVRGDLAMALADHYRDAVAFLPAATRMPALLFGGAARATPIPFPELVARALRGWELPSSDDINHPVTQVRHHLDGLLAGPTVIALKNAGVLDRFTEDNPALDLGSISGDRAALDAAFELLQSFGWVQKRGPHLEATSRGLFAFGSSRAWAYGVPVSYLPLLARLDELIFGGDPAALFVRDAKGNETHVQRALNVKASGAAHTPYFRKIDEIVVEIFSRPIEQQPKFICDMGSGDGTFLKHLWEVIWDRTPRGAAIQRGTAPLLMIGADYNPDARHATAATLQAAGIAHRVVFGDINDPDALALALKEHGVTMAEGMHVRSFLDHNRPYTGVRDAEAAKKRVARSTGAFAWRGRALPNAELEENLVEHFRRWAPYVARFGLLVLELHTLPAPLAASNLGRTLATGYDATHGFSDQLTVEADVFEACAREAGLTPDPRHTARFPPGELSTVTIHLFSAG; from the coding sequence GTGAGCATCGCCGAGCCTTCCGAGCTGACGCGCGAGGACAAGGACGAGGTGCGCGGACGCATCTTCCGGCACGACGACGGCATCGGCGTGGGCCCGCCGCTCTGGGCGCTTCACGCACGCGGCGCGATTCCGGCGCTGCTCGCGCGGCGACGGATGTCGATGAAGCAGATCGTGGCGCTCGTCGGCGGGCATCGCGGCTACGTGCACGTCGCGATGCGGCTGCTCGCGTCGCAGGGCTGGGTCGAGGCCAGGGGCACACCCGCCACCGACGATCTCGCCTACGTGCCCACGGTGCGCGGCGACCTGGCCATGGCGCTCGCGGACCACTATCGGGATGCCGTTGCGTTCCTGCCTGCGGCCACGCGCATGCCTGCCCTGCTCTTCGGCGGCGCTGCCCGGGCGACACCGATTCCGTTTCCCGAGCTGGTGGCGCGCGCGCTCCGCGGCTGGGAGCTGCCGAGCTCCGACGACATTAACCATCCTGTTACGCAGGTTCGCCACCACCTCGACGGGCTGCTCGCCGGGCCGACGGTGATCGCGCTCAAGAACGCGGGCGTGCTCGACCGCTTCACCGAAGACAACCCCGCGCTCGATCTGGGCAGCATCTCCGGCGATCGCGCCGCGCTCGACGCCGCCTTCGAGCTCCTGCAGAGCTTCGGCTGGGTGCAGAAGCGCGGTCCGCACCTCGAGGCCACTTCGCGCGGGCTCTTCGCGTTCGGCAGCTCGCGCGCGTGGGCGTACGGGGTGCCCGTGTCGTACCTGCCGCTGCTGGCGCGGCTCGACGAGCTCATCTTTGGCGGGGATCCGGCCGCGCTCTTCGTTCGCGACGCGAAGGGCAACGAGACGCACGTGCAGCGCGCGCTCAACGTGAAGGCCAGCGGCGCCGCGCACACGCCCTACTTCCGCAAGATCGACGAGATCGTCGTGGAGATCTTCTCGCGGCCCATCGAGCAACAGCCGAAGTTCATCTGCGACATGGGCTCGGGGGACGGCACGTTCCTGAAGCACTTGTGGGAGGTCATCTGGGATCGCACGCCGCGCGGCGCGGCCATTCAGCGCGGCACCGCGCCGCTCTTGATGATCGGCGCCGACTACAACCCCGACGCGCGCCACGCCACCGCGGCCACGCTGCAGGCTGCGGGCATCGCCCACCGCGTCGTCTTCGGCGACATCAACGATCCCGACGCGCTCGCGCTCGCCTTGAAAGAGCACGGCGTGACCATGGCCGAGGGCATGCACGTGCGCTCGTTCCTGGATCACAACCGGCCGTACACCGGCGTTCGCGACGCCGAGGCCGCAAAGAAGCGCGTGGCTCGATCCACGGGCGCGTTCGCCTGGCGCGGACGCGCACTGCCGAATGCCGAGCTCGAGGAGAACCTGGTCGAGCACTTCCGCCGCTGGGCGCCGTACGTGGCGCGCTTCGGGCTGTTGGTGCTCGAGCTGCACACCCTGCCCGCGCCGCTCGCCGCCTCGAACCTCGGGCGCACGCTCGCGACCGGCTACGACGCGACTCACGGCTTCTCGGATCAGCTCACCGTCGAGGCCGATGTCTTCGAGGCCTGCGCGCGCGAGGCGGGCCTCACGCCAGACCCGCGGCACACCGCGCGCTTTCCGCCGGGCGAGCTGTCCACCGTGACCATCCATCTCTTCAGCGCCGGGTGA
- the tesB gene encoding acyl-CoA thioesterase II — MDPTLQSLVKQLDLEPLEVNLFRGQSADLGGKAVFGGQVVGQALVAASRTVEGRAPHSLHAYFLLPGDVAAPIVYEVDRIRDGNSFTARRVQAIQHGRPILSMIASFQVQEQGMEHQLPVPSVPPPEQLKSYVELRQSWLDEAGTVHPRVRESLNRPLPIDFRPVNPWNPLKPTVAEPQQAIWFKTIDRVGDDPMLHRCLLAYASDFNLLGTSLRPHGQSWYSPEMVVASIDHALWFHRDLRADEWLLYVMDSPSAQGARGMNRGLVFDRAGKLVATVAQEGLMRRVPRRG, encoded by the coding sequence ATGGACCCCACGCTCCAGAGCCTGGTGAAGCAGCTCGACCTCGAGCCGCTCGAGGTGAACCTCTTCCGCGGCCAGTCGGCAGACCTCGGCGGCAAGGCCGTCTTCGGCGGGCAGGTCGTCGGGCAGGCGCTGGTGGCCGCGAGCCGCACCGTCGAGGGCCGCGCGCCGCACTCGCTGCACGCGTACTTCCTGCTGCCTGGCGACGTGGCGGCGCCCATCGTCTACGAGGTGGACCGCATCCGCGACGGCAACAGCTTCACCGCGCGCCGGGTGCAGGCCATCCAGCACGGCCGGCCGATCCTCTCGATGATCGCGTCGTTCCAGGTGCAGGAGCAGGGCATGGAGCACCAGCTGCCCGTGCCGAGCGTGCCCCCGCCGGAGCAGCTCAAGTCCTACGTGGAGCTGCGCCAGAGCTGGCTCGACGAAGCAGGGACCGTTCACCCGCGGGTGCGCGAGTCGCTGAACCGGCCGCTGCCCATCGACTTCCGGCCGGTGAACCCGTGGAACCCGCTCAAGCCCACCGTCGCAGAGCCGCAGCAGGCGATCTGGTTCAAGACCATCGATCGCGTGGGCGACGACCCGATGCTGCACCGCTGCCTGCTCGCGTACGCGTCGGACTTCAACTTGCTGGGGACCTCGCTGCGGCCGCACGGCCAGAGCTGGTACAGCCCGGAGATGGTGGTGGCCAGCATCGACCACGCGCTCTGGTTCCACCGCGACCTGCGCGCCGACGAGTGGCTGCTCTACGTGATGGACTCGCCCTCGGCGCAGGGCGCGCGCGGCATGAATCGAGGGCTCGTCTTCGATCGCGCGGGCAAGCTGGTGGCCACCGTGGCGCAGGAAGGGCTGATGCGCCGGGTGCCTCGTCGGGGCTGA
- a CDS encoding sigma-54-dependent Fis family transcriptional regulator gives MHVLVVDDERNIRATLALALEADGCTVVQAGTPDAALAAVTTAHFDLAFVDLRLGTQSGLDLLPRLLAESPRTDVVMVTAFGTIDAAVEAMRRGARDFLTKPFTPAQIRHIADRSRERHALESRVVTLQAQLAEAAPDVDVELDARAPAMRAALELVRKAAEHDVAVLMLGESGTGKSVVARALHQLSARRERPFVVVNCPTLSEDLLASELFGHVKGAFTGAVRDQAGRVEAADGGTLFLDEIAEVPPSLQAKLLRFLQDKQFERLGDSRTRHADVRILAATNRKLDAEVAAGRFREDLYFRLNTVEVTLPPLRDRPEDVLPLARRFIEFLARSMRRPTPDLSDEAAQALTAYRWPGNLRELRNTLERAMILAPGSVLGLSALPAKLAGAPTPTTSVQLGGDFSLEQVEREHLLRVVARAESLDEAARILGIDASTLYRKRRRYDAEG, from the coding sequence ATGCACGTGCTGGTGGTCGACGACGAGCGGAACATCCGCGCCACCCTCGCGCTCGCGCTCGAGGCCGACGGCTGCACCGTGGTGCAAGCCGGCACGCCCGACGCCGCGCTCGCCGCCGTGACGACGGCGCACTTCGATCTGGCCTTCGTCGATTTGCGATTGGGAACGCAGAGCGGGCTCGACCTCTTGCCGCGGCTGCTCGCCGAGTCGCCGCGGACCGACGTGGTGATGGTGACCGCCTTCGGCACCATCGACGCCGCCGTGGAGGCCATGCGACGCGGCGCCCGCGACTTCCTCACCAAGCCCTTCACGCCCGCGCAGATCCGGCACATCGCGGATCGCTCGCGCGAGCGGCACGCGCTCGAGTCGCGCGTGGTGACCCTGCAGGCCCAGCTCGCCGAGGCCGCGCCGGACGTGGACGTGGAGCTCGACGCGCGCGCGCCTGCGATGCGCGCTGCCTTGGAGTTGGTGCGCAAGGCCGCCGAGCACGACGTGGCCGTGCTCATGCTCGGCGAGAGCGGCACGGGCAAGAGCGTGGTCGCGCGTGCGCTGCACCAGCTCAGCGCTCGCCGCGAGCGTCCGTTCGTGGTCGTGAATTGCCCCACGCTCTCCGAAGACCTCCTGGCGAGCGAGCTGTTCGGCCACGTGAAGGGCGCGTTCACGGGCGCGGTGCGCGATCAAGCGGGCCGGGTGGAGGCGGCCGACGGCGGCACGCTCTTCCTCGACGAGATCGCCGAGGTGCCGCCCAGCCTTCAGGCCAAGCTGCTCCGCTTCCTGCAGGACAAGCAGTTCGAGCGGCTCGGCGACTCTCGCACCCGCCACGCCGATGTGCGCATCCTCGCGGCCACCAACCGCAAGCTCGACGCCGAGGTCGCGGCCGGCCGCTTCCGCGAGGACCTCTACTTCCGCCTGAACACGGTGGAGGTGACGCTGCCGCCGCTGCGCGACCGGCCCGAAGACGTGCTTCCGCTGGCGCGGCGGTTCATCGAGTTCCTCGCCAGGAGCATGCGCCGGCCCACGCCGGATCTGTCGGACGAGGCCGCGCAGGCGCTGACGGCGTATCGCTGGCCGGGCAACCTGCGCGAGCTGCGCAACACGCTCGAGCGCGCGATGATCCTCGCGCCGGGCTCGGTGCTCGGGCTCTCGGCGCTGCCGGCCAAGCTCGCGGGTGCGCCCACGCCGACGACGTCGGTGCAGCTCGGCGGCGACTTCAGCCTCGAGCAGGTGGAGCGCGAGCACCTGTTGCGGGTGGTGGCCCGCGCCGAGAGCCTGGATGAGGCCGCGCGCATCCTGGGCATCGACGCCTCGACGCTGTACCGAAAGCGCCGCCGCTACGACGCCGAGGGGTAG
- a CDS encoding Hsp33 family molecular chaperone HslO encodes MGDRVVRAYLPESKLQLIFASATGVARRGRELHKAYPTAAGLFAQALTSGLLLGALQKGDSRLNLQIECDGPVRGIFADAKPSGEVRGYIKNAQVDFPGRSGPFRANGALGRKGYVSVLRDVAGEVYRGMVDLSVAAGDTEIADLLHRYFEQSEQVPTGIALTVRPDDGDALGMVAGLLVQALPDGDRQKLAEASQRLREGWLDGAALTDDALLQNLAPLFGGELPKLIDEHPAVYRCSCSRERALRAITAMGREEIADLWEKEGKAEATCEFCGAHYQLSGEELLGLIFPAPTERN; translated from the coding sequence ATGGGCGATCGGGTGGTGCGGGCGTACTTGCCCGAGAGCAAGCTGCAGCTCATCTTCGCGTCGGCGACCGGCGTGGCCCGGCGCGGGCGCGAGCTGCACAAGGCCTACCCCACGGCGGCCGGGCTCTTCGCCCAGGCGCTCACCTCCGGCCTGCTCCTGGGCGCGCTCCAGAAGGGCGACTCGCGGCTCAATCTGCAGATCGAGTGCGACGGCCCGGTACGCGGCATCTTCGCTGACGCCAAGCCGAGCGGCGAGGTGCGCGGCTACATCAAGAACGCCCAGGTGGACTTCCCCGGGCGCTCGGGGCCCTTCCGGGCGAACGGCGCGCTCGGGCGCAAGGGCTACGTCTCCGTGCTCCGCGACGTGGCCGGCGAGGTCTACCGCGGCATGGTGGATCTCTCCGTGGCCGCGGGCGACACGGAGATCGCCGACCTCTTGCACCGCTACTTCGAGCAGTCGGAGCAGGTGCCCACGGGCATCGCGCTCACGGTTCGCCCGGACGACGGCGATGCGCTCGGCATGGTGGCTGGCCTGCTGGTCCAGGCGCTCCCCGACGGCGATCGGCAGAAGCTGGCCGAGGCTTCCCAGCGGCTCCGCGAGGGCTGGCTCGACGGCGCCGCGCTCACCGACGACGCGCTCCTCCAGAACCTGGCCCCGCTCTTTGGCGGCGAGCTGCCCAAGCTCATCGACGAGCACCCGGCGGTGTACCGCTGCAGCTGCTCCCGCGAGCGCGCGCTGCGGGCCATCACCGCCATGGGCCGCGAGGAGATCGCCGACCTCTGGGAGAAAGAGGGCAAGGCCGAGGCGACCTGCGAGTTCTGCGGGGCGCACTACCAGCTCTCGGGCGAAGAGCTCCTGGGGCTCATCTTCCCCGCGCCGACCGAGCGCAACTGA
- the ssb gene encoding single-stranded DNA-binding protein, whose protein sequence is MASSVNKAIVLGNLGRDPEVRYTSGGQAVANFSVATSESWTDKATGNKNERTEWHRIVVWGKVAELCGQYLAKGRKVYVEGRLQTRDWTDKEGKKNYTTEIVANQVVFLGSRDDANRAPRPQNAGADDFGPPPPNLDAEGPAASGRSDDDIPF, encoded by the coding sequence ATGGCTTCCTCCGTCAACAAGGCGATCGTGCTGGGCAACCTGGGCCGCGACCCCGAGGTGCGTTACACCTCCGGCGGCCAGGCCGTTGCCAACTTCTCCGTGGCCACCTCCGAGAGCTGGACCGACAAGGCCACCGGCAACAAGAACGAGCGCACCGAGTGGCACCGCATCGTGGTGTGGGGCAAGGTCGCGGAGCTCTGCGGCCAGTACCTGGCCAAGGGCCGCAAGGTGTACGTCGAGGGCCGCCTGCAGACGCGCGACTGGACCGACAAGGAAGGCAAGAAGAACTACACCACCGAGATCGTGGCGAACCAGGTGGTCTTCCTCGGCTCGCGCGACGACGCCAACCGCGCGCCCCGCCCGCAGAACGCCGGCGCCGACGACTTCGGGCCGCCGCCGCCGAACCTCGACGCCGAGGGCCCCGCCGCCAGCGGCCGCTCCGACGACGACATCCCGTTCTAG
- a CDS encoding DUF420 domain-containing protein, whose amino-acid sequence MRAALALADVLLTSLAGVFAILGYRAARARQFDRHRRFMLAAFASSALFLIPFVTRIVRYGLTPFRGVGAWRGVYWLVFLTHDGFAVASVPLIVAALALGLGGSFAAHKEVGPVAFGAWLYVIATGVCLYVMLDLV is encoded by the coding sequence ATGCGCGCTGCCCTGGCGTTGGCCGATGTCCTGCTCACGAGCCTCGCCGGCGTCTTCGCGATCCTCGGCTACCGCGCTGCCCGCGCGCGCCAGTTCGATCGCCATCGACGCTTCATGCTCGCGGCCTTCGCGAGCTCGGCGCTCTTCCTGATCCCCTTCGTGACGCGCATCGTGCGCTACGGGCTCACGCCCTTTCGCGGCGTGGGCGCGTGGCGCGGCGTGTACTGGCTGGTGTTCCTCACGCACGACGGCTTCGCGGTGGCGTCGGTGCCGCTCATCGTGGCCGCGCTGGCGCTCGGGCTCGGCGGGAGCTTCGCGGCGCACAAAGAGGTCGGGCCGGTGGCGTTCGGCGCGTGGCTCTACGTCATCGCCACCGGCGTTTGCCTGTACGTGATGCTCGACCTCGTCTGA
- a CDS encoding cytochrome b/b6 domain-containing protein — protein sequence MAEAQPHARRDQPLVIRVTHWLNVPLLALMAMSGLQILVAYPYLGPRGAMYRWWPLQGFVPPDLLRAGGWLAGARALHFSTMWLLALNGLVYLVFVLASGEWRRRTFWPKRDTGNAVGTALHYLRIRPAPPQGFYNGLQRLAYTSAIGLGVLLVLSGLAIWKPVQFDVLAAILGGYDSARTLHLLALIAIAVFVVVHVVTVLLHPKTFPPMLTGGPERVPSRDDQQA from the coding sequence ATGGCCGAGGCCCAACCGCACGCGCGTCGCGATCAGCCGCTCGTCATTCGCGTCACGCACTGGCTGAACGTGCCGCTGCTGGCGCTGATGGCCATGAGCGGCTTGCAGATCCTCGTCGCCTATCCCTACCTCGGGCCGCGCGGCGCGATGTACCGCTGGTGGCCGCTGCAGGGCTTCGTTCCGCCCGACCTTCTGCGCGCGGGTGGCTGGCTCGCGGGCGCGCGCGCGCTGCACTTCTCGACCATGTGGCTCCTGGCGCTGAACGGGCTGGTGTACCTGGTCTTCGTGCTCGCGAGCGGCGAGTGGCGGCGGCGCACGTTCTGGCCCAAGCGCGACACGGGCAACGCGGTGGGCACGGCGCTGCACTACCTGCGCATTCGACCCGCGCCGCCGCAGGGCTTCTACAACGGGCTCCAGCGGCTCGCGTACACGAGTGCCATCGGGCTGGGCGTGCTGCTGGTGCTGAGCGGCCTGGCGATCTGGAAGCCGGTGCAGTTCGACGTGCTCGCCGCGATCCTCGGCGGCTACGACAGCGCCCGGACGCTGCACCTCCTCGCGCTCATCGCCATCGCCGTGTTCGTGGTGGTGCACGTGGTGACGGTGCTCCTCCACCCGAAGACGTTCCCGCCCATGCTGACCGGAGGTCCCGAGCGTGTCCCGTCGCGCGATGATCAGCAGGCGTGA
- a CDS encoding molybdopterin-dependent oxidoreductase encodes MISRRELLVGAGALLAGCDTQRPQRGLLGSVERFNGKVQAALFSPTHLAETASERALTPLAAFPQYKIGSEFPDVPAGWVLEVGGMVANPVRLELPMLQKLGGTELRVRHHCVEGWSAVASWQGVRVSELRALVKPAPEARFVEFVSFEAAPERESAAPDAKAGPGAPAALARTYTSSWDLESALHPQTLLAYGMNGQPLPLEHGGPLRLYSAVKLGYKMVKWLAAVRFLPEPTGGYWEDQGYEWFAGV; translated from the coding sequence ATGATCAGCAGGCGTGAATTGCTCGTGGGCGCCGGCGCGCTGCTCGCGGGCTGCGACACGCAGCGGCCGCAGCGGGGGCTCCTGGGGTCCGTCGAGCGCTTCAACGGCAAGGTGCAGGCGGCGCTCTTCTCGCCCACGCACCTCGCGGAGACGGCCAGCGAGCGAGCGCTGACGCCGCTCGCGGCGTTCCCGCAGTACAAGATCGGATCGGAGTTTCCCGACGTGCCCGCGGGCTGGGTGCTCGAGGTGGGCGGGATGGTGGCGAACCCCGTCCGGCTGGAGCTGCCCATGCTGCAGAAGCTCGGCGGGACGGAGCTGCGCGTTCGCCACCACTGCGTCGAGGGCTGGAGCGCGGTGGCGAGCTGGCAGGGCGTCCGCGTCTCCGAGCTGCGCGCGCTGGTGAAGCCCGCGCCTGAAGCGAGGTTCGTGGAGTTCGTCTCCTTCGAGGCGGCGCCCGAGCGGGAGTCCGCGGCGCCCGACGCCAAGGCCGGCCCCGGGGCGCCCGCAGCGCTCGCGCGCACGTACACCTCGTCGTGGGATCTGGAGAGCGCGCTGCACCCGCAGACGCTGCTCGCCTATGGCATGAACGGCCAGCCGCTGCCGCTCGAGCACGGCGGACCGCTGCGGCTCTACTCCGCGGTGAAGCTCGGCTACAAGATGGTGAAGTGGCTCGCGGCCGTGCGCTTTCTGCCAGAGCCCACCGGCGGCTACTGGGAAGACCAGGGCTACGAGTGGTTCGCGGGCGTCTGA